In Nymphaea colorata isolate Beijing-Zhang1983 chromosome 3, ASM883128v2, whole genome shotgun sequence, a genomic segment contains:
- the LOC116250735 gene encoding peptidyl serine alpha-galactosyltransferase — translation MGDLGMGMDKVGMVMAMVVIVVAAMAIVGRCDPSESNRDMVRRAPWRIHTLFSVECQDYFDWQTVGLMHSFRKSGQPGPITRLLSCTDEEMKAYRGMDLAPTFRVPSMSRHPKTGDWYPAINKPAGVAHWLNHSEDAKNVDWVVILDADMIMRGPILPWEVGAERGKPVAAYYGYLIGCDNILAKLHTAHPEYCDKVGGLFIMHIDDLKAVAPLWLSKTEEVRQDREHWATNITGDIYSSGWISEMYGYAFGAAEVGLHHKTTDDLMIYPGYVPRKDVEPLLLHYGLAFSVGNWSFSKLEHHEDDIVYKCGKLFPPPPYPRQVEQMEADSDKRRSFFLSIECVNTLNEGLLIHHAATGCPKPTWSKYLSFLKSQRFSEMTKPKSLTPQMHKRLQAVKTESSGKPGGIKPKIHTVFSTECSPYFDWQTVGLMHSFHLSGQPGNITRLLSCTEKDLMKYKGHDLAPTHYVPSMSRHPLTGDWYPAINKPAAVLHWLNHAAIDAEYIVILDADMVLRGPITPWEFNAERGHPVSTPYGYLVGCDNVLAQIHTRHPEACDKVGGVIIMHIDDLRKFSLFWLHKTEEVRADKEHYATKFTGDIYSSGWISEMYGYSFGAAEINLRHRINPDILIYPGYSPRKGVEPRVFHYGLKFGVGNWSFDKADWRNTDVVNICWSKFPEPPDPSTLSSTDDSTLVKDKLSIECAQKLNEALYLHHMRRKCIEAGKDNLSQSKMNVSNGRWQERKKATIRLYRDLQQSLHDPPDVVIVRPRYWMVCVWMLSVFGFLLVLSVVLSRKKVRLERAKAKE, via the exons GATCCGTCGGAATCCAATAGGGACATGGTGAGGAGAGCTCCGTGGCGGATCCACACCCTGTTCTCCGTAGAGTGCCAGGACTACTTCGACTGGCAGACGGTGGGGCTCATGCACAGCTTCAGGAAGAGCGGCCAGCCGGGGCCCATCACCAGGCTGCTCAGCTGCACGGATGAGGAGATGAAAGCCTATCGAGGGATGGATTTGGCGCCCACCTTCCGGGTGCCCTCGATGAGCAGGCACCCCAAGACAGGAGACTG GTATCCTGCAATCAATAAACCTGCTGGAGTTGCCCATTGGCTTAATCATAGTGAAGACGCAAAGAACGTTGATTGGGTTGTGATTTTGGACGCTGACATGATCATGAGAGGCCCTATTTTACCATGGGAGGTTGGTGCCGAGAGGGGAAAGCCGGTTGCAGCATACTATGG ATACTTGATTGGTTGTGATAACATTCTTGCGAAACTGCATACTGCACACCCAGAATATTGTGACAAAGTTGGTGGCCTTTTCATAATGCATATTGATGATTTGAAGGCAGTGGCACCATTGTGGCTTTCGAAGACAGAAGAAGTACGGCAGGATCGAGAACACTGGGCAACTAACATAACAGGTGATATTTACAGTAGTGGTTGGATAAGTGAGATGTATGGATATGCTTTTGGTGCCGCAGAG GTGGGACTGCACCATAAGACAACTGATGACCTGATGATTTATCCTGGGTATGTGCCTCGGAAGGATGTCGAGCCTCTCCTTCTGCATTATGGTTTGGCATTCTCAGTGGGAAATTGGTCTTTCAGTAAATTAGAGCATCATGAAGATGATATTGTGTACAAGTGTGGCAAGCTTTTTCCTCCCCCTCCTTATCCAAGACAA GTTGAACAGATGGAAGCTGATTCTGACAAAAGGCGAAGCTTTTTTCTAAGCATAGAATGTGTAAATACTCTAAATGAAGGTTTACTGATACACCATGCAGCAACTGGCTGCCCTAAACCTACATGGTCAAAGTATTTAAGCTTCTTAAAGAGCCAAAGGTTTTCTGAAATGACCAAACCAAAATCATTAACTCCTCAAATGCACAAAAGATTGCAAGCAGTAAAGACAGAGTCCAGTGGAAAGCCAGGAGGAATAAAGCCAAAAATTCATACTGTTTTCTCAACTGAATGCTCACCTTATTTTGATTGGCAAACTGTTGGCCTCATGCACAGCTTCCATCTTAGTGGCCAACCGGGCAATATCACACGACTTTTAAGCTGTACAGAGAAGGATTTAATGAAATATAAAGGGCATGATCTAGCTCCTACCCATTATGTTCCATCAATGAGTCGCCACCCCTTGACAGGAGACTG GTATCCAGCAATTAATAAGCCAGCAGCAGTTCTTCACTGGTTAAATCATGCAGCTATAGATGCAGAATACATTGTAATTCTAGATGCAGACATGGTTCTAAGAGGTCCAATCACACCATGGGAGTTCAATGCAGAGAGAGGGCATCCTGTATCTACTCCATACGG GTATCTTGTTGGTTGTGACAATGTGCTTGCACAAATTCATACACGGCATCCTGAAGCATGTGACAAAGTTGGGGGAGTAATCATCATGCACATAGATGATCTACGGAAGTTTTCACTATTTTGGCTCCATAAGACAGAGGAAGTGAGGGCTGACAAGGAACATTATGCAACTAAATTTACGGGTGACATTTATTCAAGTGGCTGGATAAGTGAAATGTATGGCTATTCTTTTGGCGCTGCTGAG ATAAATCTGAGGCACAGAATTAACCCAGACATATTAATCTACCCTGGTTATTCCCCTCGGAAAGGAGTTGAACCTAGGGTCTTTCATTATGGGCTGAAATTTGGAGTAGGGAATTGGAGTTTTGACAAAGCAGATTGGCGGAACACTGATGTAGTCAACATCTGCTGGTCGAAGTTTCCAGAGCCTCCTGATCCTTCAACTCTTTCCTCTACAGATGATAGTACTCTAGTGAAGGACAAACTATCCATTGAATGTGCCCAAAAGCTGAACGAAGCCCTTTATCTTCATCACATGAGAAGGAAGTGCATTGAAGCAGGCAAAGACAACTTGAGCCAGTCAAAAATGAATGTTTCCAACGGTAGAtggcaagagagaaagaaagcaacaaTTAGGCTTTACCGAGATTTGCAACAGAGCCTACATGATCCACCTGATGTTGTGATTGTGCGTCCTAGGTATTGGATGGTTTGTGTATGGATGCTTTCTGTGTTTGGGTTCTTGTTGGTCCTCTCAGTGGTATTATCAAGGAAAAAAGTAAGACTGGAAAGGGCAAAGGCTAAAGAATAG
- the LOC116250812 gene encoding uncharacterized protein LOC116250812, with the protein MFSDRVENQEISKRRGMRREGRQHGLVRSVITSSTRNRVVNRFDSLPTAGMFQKVPCKPTNHSKFTGPMSYAGYRALPATKSRGKAKGNHKLKCNDVSMNQKFIAWRVMDKQRQSNYIGLSATEILDGLVRDDPNEYDEYHLEEEEGDEFNDEIALNGGEIEAPNVVDVDHAVAGESGELFDVHDYGDDDDDYDLVFYNVEIDYENEGEEGWYLVDEEMC; encoded by the coding sequence ATGTTCTCTGATCGCGTCGAGAACCAGGAAATAAGCAAGAGGAGAGGAATGAGGAGGGAGGGCAGGCAGCACGGACTCGTTAGGAGCGTCATCACATCATCGACCAGAAATAGGGTCGTCAACAGGTTTGATTCTCTTCCGACGGCCGGAATGTTTCAAAAGGTTCCCTGCAAACCGACGAATCACTCCAAGTTTACCGGCCCCATGAGCTATGCTGGGTATCGAGCTTTGCCGGCTACCAAGTCCAGGGGAAAGGCCAAAGGCAACCACAAGTTGAAGTGCAACGATGTATCCATGAATCAAAAGTTCATTGCGTGGAGGGTCATGGACAAGCAGAGACAGTCCAATTACATCGGGTTGTCGGCGACCGAGATCTTGGATGGCCTGGTCAGAGATGATCCCAATGAATACGACGAGTACcatttggaggaggaagaaggagacgAGTTCAACGATGAAATCGCCTTAAATGGTGGCGAAATTGAAGCGCCGAATGTTGTGGATGTCGATCATGCTGTTGCCGGAGAAAGTGGTGAGCTTTTCGACGTTCATGAttatggtgatgatgatgacgattaTGATTTGGTATTCTATAATGTTGAAATTGATTACGAAAACGAGGGAGAGGAAGGTTGGTACCTGGTGGATGAAGAAATGTGTTGA
- the LOC116249893 gene encoding probable LRR receptor-like serine/threonine-protein kinase At3g47570, producing the protein MCSDRNAKPQHKRANVIRATVCAIGGFTLFLVVGLLIVMAIRRKRMSKRQDSVPDLTRVEHPMISYREILQATGDFTDANLLGSGGFGSVYKAILSNGETVAVKVFNLSFEGASKSFDIECNVMRQIRHRNLVKIITSCCTEDFRALVLQYMPQGSLENCLHLSTHQLSLLQRLNIMIDVACALKYLHCGYSEPIVHCDLKPSNVLLDGAMTAYVGDFGIARMLLGKKTSTLTTTLGSTGYIAPEFGSAGKVSTKADVYSYGILLLEMLTRKKPTDAMFDGDRSLRQWVAEAHPDAILEVIDSHLQDKSAAIGHEISEQRESERCAIKNQLLVSIAEIGLSCSMENPADRMAVVEVVVALKKIRERLQFLETSATLITLIRK; encoded by the exons ATGTGTTCGGACAGGAACGCCAAGCCACAGCACAAGAGAGCAAATGTGATTAGAGCTACTGTGTGTGCAATAGGAGGCTTTactctttttcttgttgttggCTTACTGATTGTGATGGCAATTCGTCGTAAAAGGATGTCAAAAAGACAGGACTCTGTTCCAGATTTGACGAGAGTTGAACATCCGATGATCTCATATCGAGAAATACTGCAAGCAACCGGCGACTTTACCGATGCCAACTTGCTTGGAAGTGGAGGCTTTGGCTCAGTCTACAAAGCAATCCTATCAAATGGAGAAACTGTCGCAGTCAAGGTTTTCAATTTGTCATTTGAAGGGgcatcaaaaagttttgacatcgagTGCAATGTTATGCGCCAAATTAGACACAGGAATCTTGTTAAGATCATTACTTCTTGCTGCACGGAAGATTTCAGAGCTTTGGTTCTTCAGTACATGCCGCAGGGGAGCTTGGAGAATTGCCTGCATTTGAGTACCCATCAATTGAGCCTTTTGCAAAGGCTGAATATTATGATCGATGTCGCATGTGCTCTGAAATATCTTCACTGTGGTTATTCAGAgcctatagttcattgtgatttgAAGCCAAGTAATGTACTTTTGGATGGGGCCATGACTGCATATGTTGGTGATTTTGGCATCGCAAGGATGTTGCTTGGGAAGAAGACTTCAACTCTTACCACCACTCTTGGCTCCACTGGATATATTGCACCAG AATTTGGGTCGGccggaaaggtgtcaaccaaagcagATGTGTATAGCTACGGGATCTTGCTCTTGGAGATGCTTACAAGAAAGAAGCCTACTGATGCCATGTTTGATGGGGATCGGAGCTTGAGGCAATGGGTAGCGGAGGCGCATCCAGATGCCATTCTTGAGGTCATCGACAGTCATCTGCAGGACAAAAGTGCCGCCATCGGCCATGAAATTAGTGAGCAGCGAGAAAGTGAAAGATGTGCCATCAAAAACCAGCTCCTCGTGTCGATTGCAGAGATTGGTTTATCGTGCTCAATGGAGAATCCGGCGGACAGAATGGCCGTGGTGGAAGTAGTGGTCGCGCTGAAGAAGATAAGAGAAAGGCTGCAATTCTTGGAAACCAGTGCCACGTTAATCACTTTAATcagaaaataa
- the LOC126409877 gene encoding putative receptor-like protein kinase At3g47110, protein MDAANSSLPPIFLMYCFISAAFAILACNRASSTLLHLSNSTDEAALLSFKFAIASDPQDALSNWNATNSFCNWSGVSCGGRRQRVVALNLTGMSLAGTLSPNVANLSFLRALDLASNSFYGSLLVDFSRLTRLEYLRLAGNQFEGLIPQSLSFCLRLQTISMGRNRFHGDIPTSLGSLEGLMTLLLSRNNFTGTIPVAFANLSKLETLDLAYNSLRGSIPAEMGSLARLRWFAAEQNNLTGTVPVTIFNSSSLQAISLTNNRLEGFLPKDIGLLLPNIQIFYIAINSFHGVIPASLSNATRLRSFDLGTNNFGGPIPSELGSLQGLRTIYLAENMLVNAPNSREVSILASLTKCPVLEEVELSGNPLTGMLPASIGNLSSSLTRLNIFSNQIEGTIPSSISNLTNLIYFNMFDNRISGVIPPSIGALGRLQYLHLSKNMLEGPLPPQLYQLVNLGVLFISRNKISGPISSSIKNITRLQKLYLYSNLLSSAIPASLWDLKDLEFLYLRENSFTGPLPLEVGNLPVLNEMDLSANKLSGSLPVSLSKLQMLHYLNVSSNSLEGHIPEELGGMVNIQLLDLSYNSFTGTIPKRDTKWWHFLKHF, encoded by the exons ATGGATGCAGCGAATTCGTCGCTTCCACCAATATTTCTCATGTATTGTTTCATCTCTGCTGCCTTTGCGATTCTTGCCTGTAACAGGGCATCATCAACCCTTCTCCATCTAAGCAATTCTACCGATGAGGCTGCGCTTCTGTCCTTCAAATTCGCCATTGCAAGCGATCCTCAGGATGCACTGTCAAACTGGAACGCCACCAACTCCTTCTGCAATTGGAGTGGAGTTTCATGTGGTGGTCGTAGACAAAGAGTCGTAGCCCTGAACCTCACCGGCATGTCGTTGGCGGGCACTCTTTCTCCAAACGTCGCCAATCTATCTTTCTTACGTGCTCTTGATCTGGCTTCCAACAGTTTCTATGGCAGCCTTCTTGTAGATTTCAGCCGCCTAACCCGCTTAGAATATCTTCGGTTGGCGGGAAACCAGTTTGAAGGCCTGATCCCCCAAAGCTTGAGCTTCTGTCTTCGGCTACAGACGATTTCAATGGGAAGAAACCGATTCCATGGGGACATCCCCACATCATTAGGCAGTCTGGAGGGACTCATGACCCTGCTTCTTAGCCGCAACAATTTCACCGGCACCATTCCGGTTGCCTTTGCCAACCTTTCCAAATTGGAGACACTTGATCTTGCTTATAACAGCCTACGGGGGAGCATTCCAGCCGAGATGGGGAGCCTGGCCCGCCTGAGATGGTTTGCTGCAGAACAGAACAATCTCACAGGTACAGTGCCTGTGACCATTTTTAACTCCTCTTCTCTTCAGGCTATAAGCTTGACTAACAATCGGTTGGAGGGTTTTCTCCCTAAAGATATCGGCCTACTGCTGCCTAATATCCAGATCTTCTACATAGCAATCAACAGCTTTCATGGCGTAATACCAGCTTCcctttctaatgctacaagactcAGAAGTTTTGATCTGGGTACCAATAATTTTGGAGGTCCAATACCCTCGGAATTAGGCAGTCTCCAAGGTCTCAGAACCATTTATCTTGCTGAGAATATGCTTGTTAATGCCCCCAACAGCCGTGAAGTCTCCATCCTTGCATCATTGACCAAGTGCCCTGTGTTGGAAGAGGTTGAGCTCTCGGGCAACCCTCTAACTGGTATGCTTCCCGCATCCATTGGGAACCTGTCAAGCAGCTTAACGCGGCTCAACATTTTCTCCAACCAGATTGAAGGTACCATTCCTTCAAGCATATCTAATTTGACCAACTTGATATACTTCAATATGTTTGACAACAGAATTAGTGGGGTCATCCCACCAAGCATTGGAGCTCTAGGAAGGCTGCAATATTTGCATCTATCCAAGAACATGTTAGAAGGACCCCTGCCACCTCAACTTTACCAGCTGGTCAACTTGGGTGTTCTTTTCATCAGCAGAAATAAGATTTCTGGACCAATTTCAAGCTCCATAAAGAATATTACCAGATTGCAAAAGCTATACCTGTACTCTAATCTTCTGTCTTCAGCAATCCCTGCAAGTCTTTGGGATTTGAAGGATTTGGAATTTCTATATCTGCGAGAAAACTCCTTCACGGGTCCTCTTCCTCTGGAGGTTGGAAACCTTCCAGTACTAAACGAAATGGACTTGTCTGCAAACAAATTATCTGGCAGCTTGCCTGTTTCATTATCAAAACTCCAGATGCTTCATTACCTAAATGTTTCCAGCAATTCATTGGAAGGCCACATTCCCGAGGAACTTGGTGGCATGGTGAACATCCAGCTTCTCGACCTTTCTTACAATTCTTTCACTGGCACCATCCCAAA GAGAGATACCAAGTGGTggcattttctcaaacatttcTAG